A DNA window from Chondrinema litorale contains the following coding sequences:
- a CDS encoding BfmA/BtgA family mobilization protein has protein sequence MASKKAVPLELDTHAKLVDICKKKNITIKDFTAQMVDYFYRTGIDPSDEANTNLKEAIKELRKENNRVIGFIKQQEKTKLDPILDQMAVGYNEFKSNAGALNTVYELEEQLGKVLRNQQRLSNDINRGSIDSIMKARKLFADYLKEQEWGKAIGIGKYVKDPTILNKTFQRMFSML, from the coding sequence ATGGCAAGCAAAAAGGCAGTCCCCTTGGAACTGGACACACATGCTAAACTAGTAGATATCTGCAAGAAAAAGAACATCACCATCAAGGACTTTACAGCCCAGATGGTGGACTACTTTTACCGTACTGGGATAGACCCCAGTGACGAGGCAAACACCAACTTGAAGGAGGCTATCAAGGAACTCCGCAAGGAGAACAACCGTGTAATAGGTTTTATAAAACAGCAAGAGAAGACCAAGTTGGACCCCATACTTGACCAGATGGCAGTTGGCTATAACGAATTCAAGAGCAATGCAGGGGCACTCAACACGGTATACGAACTGGAAGAACAACTCGGGAAAGTATTGAGAAATCAACAGCGGTTGAGTAACGATATAAACCGTGGGAGCATAGATAGTATTATGAAAGCAAGGAAGCTGTTCGCTGACTACCTGAAGGAACAGGAGTGGGGAAAGGCTATCGGTATTGGTAAGTATGTCAAAGACCCAACGATCCTGAACAAAACGTTCCAACGGATGTTCTCAATGCTTTGA
- a CDS encoding helix-turn-helix domain-containing protein yields the protein MKSRKAKLFPKEKKILEQVGENIKLARLRRRLTTEQVSKRANIGRSTLWHVEKGSEHISIGTFIQVLSVLGLAEDFKSLALDDILGRKLQDAKLVMSKRAQKKNKE from the coding sequence ATGAAATCAAGAAAAGCTAAATTATTTCCTAAAGAAAAGAAAATACTTGAGCAAGTTGGTGAAAATATAAAGTTAGCAAGACTAAGGCGTAGACTTACTACAGAACAAGTGTCTAAAAGAGCAAACATTGGGCGTTCAACGCTTTGGCATGTTGAAAAAGGAAGCGAACATATAAGTATAGGTACTTTTATTCAGGTTTTATCAGTATTAGGTTTAGCTGAAGATTTTAAGAGTCTTGCTTTGGATGATATTTTAGGCCGAAAGTTACAAGATGCAAAACTTGTGATGAGTAAACGAGCTCAAAAAAAAAATAAGGAATGA
- a CDS encoding type II toxin-antitoxin system HipA family toxin, which translates to MKEIIVYADWDEFSLPTKMGLLKAELSRGEEIFSFEYDSQWLVSGKAQILDPELQFFSGPQYLNNDKPNFGLFLDSSPDRWGRTLMERREIIRSKSLGEQRFRLMESDFLLGVNDETRMGALRFKLQESGDFLSNETLETPPFTSIRELEAASLKTESDDFFNDKDAQKWLSLLMAPGSSLGGARPKANVKDTDNHLWIAKFPSKNDDKDSGAWEFIAHQMAKNLGITVAKSDARVFSQKRHTFLTKRFDRTNQNRRIHFASAMTLLGYKDGDNYKDGISYLDIVEIIERYGSDPDNDIRELWKRIVFSVAISNTDDHLRNHGFLLNERGWKLSPAYDINPIEKGSGLSLNISEDDNSLDFDLCMNVADYFRLKKDEANSIIKETKNVVSGWKNMADKMKIPNAEQTIMESAFNGN; encoded by the coding sequence ATGAAAGAAATTATAGTATACGCTGATTGGGATGAATTTTCTCTTCCAACAAAAATGGGCTTATTAAAAGCTGAATTATCAAGAGGTGAAGAAATTTTTTCTTTCGAATATGATAGCCAATGGTTAGTAAGTGGAAAAGCACAAATATTAGATCCAGAATTACAATTCTTTTCTGGCCCACAATATTTAAATAATGACAAACCAAATTTTGGGCTTTTTTTAGATTCTTCACCCGATAGGTGGGGAAGAACTTTAATGGAAAGAAGAGAAATTATACGATCTAAATCTTTGGGAGAACAAAGGTTTAGATTAATGGAATCGGATTTTTTATTAGGAGTCAATGATGAAACCCGAATGGGAGCTTTGAGATTTAAACTACAAGAAAGTGGGGATTTTTTATCAAATGAAACTTTAGAAACGCCTCCTTTCACAAGTATAAGAGAATTGGAAGCTGCTAGTCTAAAAACAGAGTCTGATGATTTTTTTAATGATAAAGACGCTCAAAAATGGCTATCATTATTAATGGCTCCTGGATCTTCTTTAGGTGGAGCTAGGCCAAAAGCAAATGTGAAAGATACTGATAATCATTTGTGGATAGCTAAATTTCCAAGTAAAAATGATGATAAAGATAGTGGAGCTTGGGAGTTTATTGCTCATCAAATGGCTAAAAACCTTGGCATTACTGTCGCAAAATCTGATGCAAGAGTTTTTTCTCAGAAACGCCATACTTTTTTAACAAAAAGATTTGATAGAACAAACCAAAATAGACGAATACATTTTGCATCTGCAATGACTTTATTAGGTTATAAAGATGGTGATAACTACAAGGATGGAATAAGTTATTTAGATATTGTAGAGATTATTGAAAGATATGGTTCAGACCCAGATAATGATATAAGAGAGTTATGGAAAAGGATTGTTTTTTCTGTTGCTATATCTAATACGGATGATCATCTTAGAAATCATGGTTTTTTGCTTAATGAAAGAGGATGGAAGCTATCACCAGCTTATGATATAAACCCAATAGAAAAAGGCTCGGGATTAAGCTTAAATATATCTGAAGATGATAATAGTCTTGATTTTGATCTGTGTATGAATGTAGCCGATTATTTTAGATTAAAAAAAGATGAAGCTAATAGTATTATAAAAGAAACTAAAAATGTTGTAAGTGGATGGAAAAATATGGCTGATAAAATGAAAATACCTAATGCAGAACAAACAATAATGGAATCTGCATTTAATGGAAATTAA